The following proteins are co-located in the Acidobacteriota bacterium genome:
- a CDS encoding SDR family oxidoreductase, translated as MADDRFSLAGRVAIVTGGYGVLGGVLAASLAGAGVRVAVVGRRRDALDDKIQALREAGGDVLPIVADVVDEGQMAAGRDEVLRAWGRIDILINGAGGNVPAARNDGRPIFDVPLAAFDDVLRLNLHGTIVPSLVVGQAMAERRAGVIVNLSSMAADRAITGAMGYGVAKGAIDTFTRWLAMDLARRYGAGLRVNAVAPGFFLGNQNRRLLVNEDGAYTDRGRTIVDLTPMGRFGRADELVGPVHWLCSDAASFVTGAVIPVDGGFSAFSGV; from the coding sequence GTGGCAGACGATAGGTTCTCGCTCGCCGGCCGCGTGGCGATCGTCACCGGCGGCTACGGCGTGCTCGGCGGCGTGCTCGCCGCGAGCCTCGCCGGCGCCGGCGTCCGCGTGGCCGTCGTCGGCCGCCGGCGCGATGCGCTCGATGACAAGATCCAGGCGCTTCGTGAGGCGGGCGGCGACGTGCTGCCGATCGTCGCCGACGTGGTGGACGAGGGCCAGATGGCCGCAGGCCGCGACGAAGTGCTGCGCGCCTGGGGGCGGATCGACATCCTGATCAACGGCGCCGGCGGCAACGTGCCGGCCGCGCGCAACGACGGCCGCCCGATCTTCGACGTCCCGCTCGCGGCCTTCGACGACGTGCTGCGCCTCAACCTCCACGGCACGATCGTGCCGTCGCTCGTCGTCGGCCAGGCGATGGCCGAGCGGCGCGCCGGCGTGATCGTCAACCTCTCGTCGATGGCCGCCGATCGCGCGATCACGGGCGCGATGGGCTATGGCGTGGCGAAGGGCGCGATCGACACGTTCACCCGATGGCTGGCCATGGACCTCGCGCGCCGGTACGGGGCGGGCCTGCGGGTCAACGCCGTCGCGCCGGGATTCTTCCTCGGCAACCAGAACCGCCGGCTGCTCGTGAACGAGGACGGCGCCTACACCGATCGCGGCCGCACGATCGTCGACCTCACGCCGATGGGCCGCTTCGGACGGGCCGACGAGCTGGTCGGCCCGGTGCACTGGCTGTGCAGCGACGCCGCGTCGTTCGTCACCGGCGCGGTCATCCCGGTGGACGGCGGCTTCAGCGCCTTCAGCGGGGTGTGA
- the uxaC gene encoding glucuronate isomerase, whose product MHPDRFFDPEPGVRAVARALYEETRALPLICPHGHVDPAILADDRPFPEPTSLVILPDHYILRMLYSQGIALDALGVARRDGSVEAVDPRATWATLGAAYHLFRGTPTAAWLDYQIAEVFGVDRPLGPDTALYVYDAIAERLRSPAFRPRRLFERFNVEVLATTDAAADTLDHHRRIRESGWPGRVIPTYRPDALLKIASPGWPHELERLARVSGRRIVDYAGFVDALVDRRRAFRSLGATATDHAVEAPRTGWLERDDADRLFRCACDGRAALDDERRFEAHMLMEMARASVDDGLVMQLHPGSLRNHDAALFERFGADRGGDIPIATEFTRNLMPLLNAFGNDPRFRLILFTLDEATYSRELAPLAGHYPAVRLGPPWWFHDSIEGMIRFRRQTTETAGIYNTAGFNDDTRSFCSIPARHDLARRVDANWLAGLVARHVVSQDDAREMARALAYDLAKDAYRLKDC is encoded by the coding sequence ATGCACCCCGATCGCTTCTTCGACCCGGAACCCGGCGTCCGGGCCGTCGCACGCGCGCTCTACGAGGAAACGCGCGCGCTGCCGCTCATCTGCCCCCACGGGCACGTCGATCCGGCCATCCTCGCCGACGACCGGCCGTTTCCCGAGCCGACGTCGCTCGTCATCCTGCCCGACCATTACATCCTGCGCATGCTCTACTCGCAGGGCATCGCGCTCGACGCGCTCGGCGTCGCGCGCCGGGACGGCAGCGTCGAGGCCGTCGATCCTCGCGCCACGTGGGCCACGCTGGGCGCGGCGTATCACCTCTTCCGCGGCACGCCGACCGCCGCGTGGCTCGACTACCAGATCGCCGAGGTCTTCGGCGTCGATCGCCCGCTCGGGCCCGACACGGCGCTGTACGTCTACGACGCCATCGCCGAGCGGCTCCGGTCGCCCGCGTTCAGGCCGCGCCGGCTCTTCGAGCGGTTCAACGTGGAGGTGCTGGCCACGACCGACGCGGCCGCAGACACGCTCGATCACCATCGGCGCATCCGCGAGTCGGGCTGGCCGGGACGCGTCATCCCGACCTACCGTCCGGACGCGCTGTTGAAGATCGCCTCGCCTGGCTGGCCGCACGAGCTCGAGCGGCTGGCTCGCGTCTCGGGCCGCCGGATCGTGGACTACGCCGGCTTCGTCGATGCGCTCGTCGATCGCCGCCGCGCCTTTCGATCGCTCGGTGCGACCGCCACCGACCACGCCGTCGAGGCGCCCCGAACCGGCTGGCTCGAACGCGACGACGCCGACCGGCTCTTCCGGTGCGCGTGCGACGGCCGGGCGGCGCTCGACGACGAGCGCCGGTTCGAGGCGCACATGCTGATGGAGATGGCGCGCGCGTCGGTCGATGACGGGCTCGTGATGCAATTGCATCCGGGCTCGCTCCGCAACCACGACGCGGCGCTGTTCGAGCGGTTCGGCGCCGACCGCGGCGGCGACATCCCGATCGCGACCGAGTTCACGCGGAATCTGATGCCACTGCTGAATGCGTTCGGCAACGATCCGCGATTCCGTCTGATCCTCTTCACCCTCGACGAGGCCACGTACTCGCGCGAGCTCGCGCCGCTCGCGGGCCACTACCCGGCCGTCCGGCTCGGCCCGCCGTGGTGGTTCCACGACAGCATCGAGGGCATGATCCGCTTCCGGCGCCAGACGACCGAGACCGCGGGGATCTACAACACGGCCGGCTTCAACGACGACACGAGGTCGTTCTGCTCCATCCCGGCACGCCACGATCTGGCACGGCGCGTCGACGCCAACTGGCTGGCCGGCCTCGTCGCCA
- a CDS encoding MFS transporter, protein MSLPQASAPLAQPRAGVLDGVTPYHWLVVTIASCGWLFDCMDQRIFVLARESALRELLAADPAALASLKTYSGYATTSMILGWATGGLLFGMMSDKLGRVKTMVATLLVYSGFTGLSGIATGWLDFTVYRFLAGLGVGGMFGAATTLVAESVPGAFRAVALGLLQALSALGNIIGSLVSLQVPPGAAAYAGDWSGWRILFFVGLLPALLVVPIVFALREPESWLAARASAGARHAVGSPAELFRDPRWRRNTLVGVFLGVSGMIGLWGIGFFSPELISTALQGEPQPVVDRVRGWATAFQDMGAFVGMLVFTLIASWVSRRLAFLFALLLSMFVTMFVFGSLESASDAYWMLPVMGFAQLGVFAGYSIYFPELFPTRLRGTGVGFCYNTVRYLAAPAPMLFGYLATVMSFRTAAIMMSCVYLVGVVALIWAPETKGRELPE, encoded by the coding sequence ATGTCACTCCCACAGGCTTCGGCGCCACTTGCGCAGCCACGCGCCGGCGTGCTCGACGGCGTCACGCCGTACCACTGGCTCGTCGTCACGATCGCGTCCTGCGGATGGCTGTTCGACTGCATGGACCAGCGGATCTTCGTGCTGGCCCGGGAGTCCGCGCTGCGCGAGCTGCTCGCGGCGGATCCGGCCGCGCTCGCGTCGCTCAAGACGTACAGCGGCTATGCGACGACGTCGATGATTCTCGGCTGGGCCACCGGCGGGCTCCTGTTCGGGATGATGAGCGACAAGCTCGGCCGCGTGAAGACGATGGTCGCGACGCTGCTCGTGTATTCCGGGTTCACGGGCCTGTCGGGCATCGCGACTGGATGGCTCGACTTCACGGTCTATCGATTCCTCGCCGGCCTCGGCGTCGGCGGGATGTTCGGCGCGGCGACGACGCTCGTGGCCGAGAGCGTGCCGGGCGCATTTCGCGCGGTCGCGCTCGGGCTGCTGCAGGCGCTGTCGGCGCTCGGCAACATCATCGGATCGCTCGTCAGCCTGCAGGTGCCGCCCGGCGCCGCGGCCTACGCCGGCGACTGGTCGGGCTGGCGCATCCTCTTCTTCGTCGGGCTGCTGCCTGCGCTGCTCGTCGTGCCGATCGTCTTCGCGCTGCGCGAGCCTGAGTCGTGGCTGGCCGCCAGGGCCTCTGCCGGCGCGCGCCACGCCGTCGGCTCGCCGGCCGAGCTGTTTCGGGACCCGCGCTGGCGGCGCAACACGCTCGTCGGGGTCTTCCTCGGCGTCTCCGGGATGATCGGCTTGTGGGGCATCGGCTTCTTCTCGCCCGAGTTGATCTCGACCGCGCTCCAGGGCGAGCCGCAGCCGGTCGTCGATCGCGTGCGCGGGTGGGCGACGGCCTTCCAGGACATGGGCGCATTCGTCGGCATGCTCGTGTTCACGCTGATCGCGTCGTGGGTGAGCCGCCGCCTCGCGTTCCTGTTCGCGCTCCTGCTCAGCATGTTCGTGACGATGTTCGTGTTCGGCTCGCTCGAGAGCGCGTCGGATGCGTACTGGATGCTGCCGGTGATGGGCTTCGCCCAGTTGGGTGTCTTCGCGGGCTACTCGATCTACTTCCCGGAGCTGTTTCCGACGAGGCTGCGAGGCACGGGCGTCGGCTTCTGCTACAACACGGTGCGCTATCTGGCGGCGCCGGCGCCGATGCTCTTCGGCTACCTGGCCACGGTGATGTCGTTTCGGACGGCCGCGATCATGATGTCGTGCGTGTACCTCGTCGGCGTCGTGGCGCTCATCTGGGCGCCCGAAACGAAGGGGCGGGAGCTGCCCGAATAG
- a CDS encoding sugar phosphate isomerase/epimerase: MIALAAITDEFSPDLDRALDGMASVGMTGAELRVIDGRNILELGPAEVDDVRRRIAARGLSIVGIASPLLKCVLPDAPPVDARLQQDVFGAPYTYDDQPRLSERALDIAERMGARVIRVFSYWRTVEPEETMDRVGEALAELAERAARRGLIIGLENEAACNVGTGAETARVLDVVGHPALGVVWDPANATLLGETPYPDGYGALPAGRIVHVHAKDCRVPVQAFTPEWGPIGEMGVDWRGQIAALVRDGYAGWISLETHWRGPRGDKFEASVICGERLAALVGRAG; the protein is encoded by the coding sequence ATGATCGCTCTCGCCGCCATCACGGACGAGTTCTCGCCCGATCTCGATCGCGCGCTCGACGGCATGGCGTCGGTCGGCATGACCGGCGCGGAGCTGCGCGTGATCGACGGCCGCAACATCCTGGAGCTCGGCCCCGCGGAGGTGGACGACGTCCGTCGCCGGATCGCTGCCCGAGGCCTGTCGATCGTCGGCATCGCCTCGCCGCTGCTGAAGTGCGTGCTGCCCGACGCGCCGCCCGTCGATGCACGGCTGCAGCAGGACGTGTTCGGGGCGCCCTACACGTACGACGATCAGCCCCGCCTGTCCGAGCGGGCGCTCGACATCGCCGAACGCATGGGCGCGCGCGTCATCAGGGTGTTCTCGTACTGGCGGACGGTGGAGCCGGAGGAGACGATGGATCGCGTGGGCGAGGCGCTCGCCGAGCTGGCGGAGCGGGCGGCGCGGCGCGGGCTGATCATCGGGCTCGAGAACGAGGCGGCGTGCAACGTCGGAACCGGCGCCGAGACGGCGCGCGTGCTCGACGTCGTCGGCCATCCCGCGCTCGGCGTCGTGTGGGATCCGGCCAATGCGACGCTGCTGGGAGAAACGCCGTATCCCGACGGCTACGGCGCCCTGCCGGCCGGGCGCATCGTGCACGTCCACGCCAAGGACTGCCGCGTGCCGGTGCAGGCGTTCACGCCGGAGTGGGGGCCGATCGGCGAGATGGGCGTCGACTGGCGCGGGCAGATCGCCGCGCTGGTCCGCGACGGATATGCCGGGTGGATCAGCCTCGAGACGCACTGGCGCGGCCCGCGCGGCGACAAGTTCGAAGCGAGCGTGATCTGCGGCGAACGGCTGGCCGCGCTGGTCGGCCGCGCCGGCTAG